The following nucleotide sequence is from Coffea eugenioides isolate CCC68of chromosome 10, Ceug_1.0, whole genome shotgun sequence.
AGAGGACTCTTTCTCCCTCAGATTATGAAGGAACATACTATGGAAAACAGGAGAACTTGCAGAAAGAATTGCCTTATGAGAACGAACAGTTCCATCAGCAGTGTTGATGATGACATCAGCATGGATACCCTCAAAAAGCATGCGAGAAAGGCATCGGAGGGTGCTTTGGGTTGCCAAAGACTGCATGACACCATCACTAGGCCATATAGGATTGGCTTCTCCACCCTAAGATTTAATTGGAGTGTTAAAGAAAAAAGCAAATTCTGATGCAAAGAATACTGTACGATTGAAAGCCACTTAAGAAAGATTAAGTTAAAAAATGGATTTGAAAGATCCTTTTCAGCACTTGCACTACTTGTATGAACTCTAAAATACAGTGCAAGATTAAATAGTTTATGAAAAACACCGGTAAGTAAGGTGTTTCCAGCAGaattttttcatgttttaacacAAACTTTTTGCCCTTCCTGATACCATCACATTGCCTACAATAACTCACATTTAAGGGGTATATTTTCAGGTCCAGAAACTCAACATCAATGACGAACCGACCCTGAAACGTAGTATCAATAGGCCAGACAAAATCATCACTTGTCCGAAGCAGTCGCTCATGAACTGGCATGTAACAACCAAGTTAGTTGAAATTCATACAATTTAAAAAGGCAGACAAATTGTCATCAAACTGTATTCagtttttcaactcaaacaacaGCATTTTAGAATGCAGATGCTTTGGGAAGAGAGTTGTCAGATAAACCAAAAaagttaataaaaaaaagaagcaacaGACTAGGAATGGCAACCAAGTGGGGGGCCTTTCCCCTGCCCCCTGCACCGTTGCCCAAACATCCCCCCGCCCCCTGTCACCCGCACCCCCCACTTAGCTTCCCCCATGGGTGCCCACGAGAGCTAATAgaataaatgtataattagtaAAAAGAGTAATTAgtaatttaatataaatgtattagtataACTAATCAGTAATTTGTATTAGCATAAATGcctaattattagtataattaataatattaattatattacatatacataATCTGatacttataactaataatataattattataactaataatattaaatatattacatatatatttacaatatatatttatttttttaggcGGGTGACGGGGCGGGAGTATACTCCCCCGTCCCCTGCCCCGTCAATCCCCGGTAGGCCAGGTGCCTGCCATCCTTACAACAAACAACTGGCAGATCCATGGCGCCCCTAATTACTCAAAATATAAAGTATTTTGCTTCAAATGGATCTTAATCTGTCATTGAGAAAAGGTGGCTTTGTAGCAGATCAACAGTCCAAACAAGAGGTGATACGAGCAACTCTACAGTCCAAAAGGGATGATGAGAATTTTCCTTTTAAGGGGGGATCAGAAACAAAGCATCTGTTTCGTTGTTAAACAAATCATTGGGCCAATAAATCACTCAAGTGATAAAAAAAACTGCAGAGCCCAGCATTTGAACCTTGGTATGAGCAAAACCTTATTGCTATCTTCATACAGTTTAAATTTGGAGGAAATAAATCCTTCAGCATGATGCTTGGATCAGCAATACTATAGGGCATAACACCAtctcaaaaaaattgaaattatggTTATGTTTATACTTCTAAGCTTTTATCTTCTTATTTCATTAATCCTCTAAGGAACTTCCAAGTCAAAATaacatggaaaaaaaattctgtctCTGTCGGTTGAACAGCTTTATCATTCTTTATAATTTTCCAATGCATTGCTCAATTCTTATAATGCTTTCATGATATCAAATTGTTATAGATCTTTCTACAACTACGAATATTAGTCAAGAGTAACTGGTACAAGATAAAAACTTCAGTGACTGAAACATCGACGATTTGGAAACATTTTAAGGCTAAAGAAGCTACACTCCCGCAAGGGACATATGCATCCAAGTTTATCTTGCATCTAATAATTCATCTTTGCATCAATATGTGCAGCTACAGTGTAACCCAAGCCATGTGTTACGGTGATGCACCACATGTTCTCAAGGACAATGAAATGTATAATGAGCCATTGGACTCAATAAACCAAAAAGAACACAAGGGTAAGTGAGCCCAAACTCAATAGGAACTCAAACATGTCAATGGACACTAAAAGACAAAGTGGACATGTTTACTGGGGGAAGAAGAATGGCAATACAGAAGTCAAGATTCATCTTCTTTAAGGCACAACACAAACATAACTATGTAGAAGTTACAATGAAAGCATGCAGCAACATATGCCCAGTGGGTTTGCTCACACGCATACACAtgggggggagagagagagagaaactctAGCTTCAAGCTGAAATAgtctaaaaaagaaaaggaaatgaaagaaaagaacttTTCAAATTCGGCCATTTCATTTGTCCGGGGAAAAAAAGGACCACGAAATCAGAGTATAGTGTAAATCAGTATTAATTGTAGCAAAACAACTTTCTGAATGTTAGTTATAACATTGACCACAGGTAATATGATGATTTTGACATAGAATGTTTACCTAATTATTAGGAAATCTCCATAGATGGGACAGTGCAAATTGTGTTTCCACGTCAACTAAAAACACATATAATGAAACTTTTCCTAGATTGATTTATGAAAAAGCACATTTCACCAACTACTAATAAACCAAGTATAAAGGTAGATGTAAGTTGTCAATACTTGAATGGTTATGCCTCAAACTAGAGCATCCAATTGAACAGCTCTAAATTCATCTAACAGAATACAACATTCCTAAGTTGTGATTAAATTTGATTGCAATCATCCTTTTAGCAGATCAAATTCTTTCCCCACTTACGCAAATTGTTCAAACTCTAACCACAAATAAACGCTTGATCTGTGATATTTTTTGCATATAAAACTCAAATCCCCTGATTTCAGCCCACAAGAGTATCTTCCCCCTTTCAACCATGGTCACGTAAACACCTTAATACCTTATAACCTCACCTTTTAGCAATGTCTCAGATCACCCTTGACAAGTATATTGATTAACCAAAGAGAGAAGTTGGTTTTTTGCAAGCTTACTTGAGACTTAACTACCAAATTTCACCTCACAATTTTAAGACAATATACAGTTGCCATTGATACCCAACCATCGAAGATTCTTCCCTCAAGCTCTCTATAATTCAACACGAAATTACTCAATTGACATCTCTAGAATGCCCAAAATTCAAGTGAAATCGGAAAAGGCAAACAAATTAAATAAGGGAAACAAGCATAAAAACATAAATACAGTGGTACTGAAAACGTACTTGGAGAAATATATGGCTTGCGATTTGTGCCTGTAGTCGTGACCCGTAAAACAAATCGGGCTTCCGGAGGCTGCTCCTTAGACACCCGAGACAGCTCCGGGAATAAACGAAAATACATGTAACGACTCTTCTCAATGGATAAAATCCTACGATCAGCTCAAAATTAGTCACAAGCTCACAGAAAGTAAATATAAACAAATAATTCAGAAGCCAAAAGTTCggaatttctgatttttgggCCGAAAAGAGGCGGTTATATGAGTAGAAATTACCAGTTCCAGATACCCATTTTAAAAGGGTCTGAGCGTTTGTAGGTGGAGGGTCCGAAAGTGTCGATTCTCCATTGAGCAAGCCTGGAGATGGTCTCTACTTTGGAGTCCATGAGAGCTGTCTAATCAGCTTAAGACTTCTGAGTGAAGttaaagaaagagaaacagaaaGTCACTACTTATAAAGACGGGAGGGAAATGGCAATTGAGTAGTTTCCACTTTTCAGTCTGACTCATTTCAGGTTTTCCGCAATATTGGAGTGGAGTACACTACAAAGTGGAAGTAAAAGCAGGGATGGCAATCGGATCCAAATCGAATTGGCGGGTCGAGTTGAGATCTGAGTATAACAAAAACCTGTTGATTCGAACCTGATTCGTCAATCCGAAACAGGTCAGGATATCTGACCCGAATCCAAAAATTTCGAGTTAATGGATTGGTGGGTCGACCTGAAATGACCTgatatttaattttaatttattaatttatcactgtaatttctaataaaaccaATTTCAcaagactaattacataatcaagtaataaaattttaaataaataatcccaaaccaaatttaaaataaattaaaacatcgtaaaagtgttttatcccaaaccaaatttaaaataaattaaaacatcgtaaaagtgttttatcccaaaccaaatttaaaataaattaaaacagtataaaagtaaaaaataatataatacattatttatccaaatataataatttcaacttcacataagttaaataaattcatttaggattaagtgactaatgcctttggaaaaaaagaataattgttagtttagttagataaaataatttttatgtttatcgGATCACCCACGGGTTGACTCGAATTCGACCCGTTtccttttcgggttcatcgggttcgaCCAGATTCTGAACCGAACCCGCGAAACCTTaatccaaacccattaattacgTGTTAGGTTCATGTGTGTTTTCAGATCTTGTCGAAAATTGTCATTCTAAATAAAAGACAACACTGAAATATCTAAACTAATTGTTTAAGGgtcaacaattttttttatagcAACTATATATTAACATAGTTTTATAAATTTATACATATAAACATGAAAATGCAATAAAATTTCAACTACACTTTTAGTTTTATAACTTTGAAATATATTCGTACTATTTATATCCAAAATTTTGCTGAATTCATACTTGATATTGAATTTTCAACCATcctttttgccaaaaaaaatcaTATAATATACAAACTTTTAATATTCTGTATTATACCCGTTCCATTGTACTATTGCCTTTTGTCTGAATAATCTAAAGATGAGCTAGGAAATTGGAAAAAATTTACAACAAGATACTAgatattacttttttttttcaagatatCTTACTCTAAGTAACCTAATCAATGACGAAATTAAATTGATTTGAGTTTTACAAGTAATTTCACAATATGAGAGGAACTAAAATTCAAAAACAATTTTACAACCAAATATACAATAAATAGAGCAAACGATGAACTACACTAACAAATAGAGGGAGTAGCGAAATAGAACGCAAACACAATTTGATCTATAGCGGTTCAGCAGCCTACCCCCAATGTTTACTGCTAAAGATCTCGCAAGTTTGGTGTTTCTCCGCTAAGGATCCCTTCCAATGGTGAGGTAACAACATGCAAAATAAGGATCGCCTTCTCTAATGGTACTAGCTATATAAATTCAAGAAAAGCCTCACAATACTCCATAAATTGTTTGAGTATTACGAATGAAACAACAATATTGAATTGTAGATGATACAAGTGATGATTCATATATACCCTCAATGGTATACATACAAATATGAAGCCCTGAGTAATTCAATGAATGAGATTATGACTTGATGAAACTCAAATTCAAAGTAGCTAGATCTAAATCCAAGAAAGCCTCACAATACTCACAAAttattttgagttttacaaaagaaaaaaaaaacaattttcgAAGTGTAAATGATAAAATGATAGCTCTTATACACCCTCAATAGTGTAAATACAAACTTTGAAACCCCAAGTTACTCAATGAATGAGATTATGACTTGATGACACTCAAATAGTGAGAATTCTGAAGGctttttatgtttaaaattgATGGCTCATTTAATATTTTCATATGAGagattttagagcatttatagAGGAGAAAAATAAGTAGGGATGGCAATTGGAATGGGTGCCGGCAGGATATTTTTTAATGATATTATTATCtcaataaatttaaaaaaaatttagtgatATTATTATCTCAATAAGTAgtgctaaaaaaaaaagtcggTTGCCCTTACGGGTCAAACCCATCAGACCAATCAACCAAAGAGCCAAGTAGGTTACTGATTTGCTGGCCAGGTTGATATCGAAAACATATTTTACAACAACTGTGATATCCTATTTTAAATGCTAAGAAATAAGTTGTAtctatacacatatataagaaGCAATTGGAGTTTACTCTTTGGCGCAGTTTTCGCCTTGCACTTTCATCTGCTTTGTTGGTGAGAAAAAATTGAGAATGTAGGGATAAGTTTTGTCTGCTTTCTTGgtgagaaaaaattgaaaatagtttCATTTGTTTTGTTATGCGCAGGGAAGCATCATTTGTTACTCTGCTCTAGGAAATTCACGTGGACAGACGGTGGTATCATACCATAATCCACTAATACTTGTTTGACAGCATTACAGCAATGCAGCAATGGTTTAATGTCATAAGCCATTAACATTCTTCTTCATAAGCCATTAACATTCTTCTTTTACCGGATTACAGCCACATGGTTGGAGTTTGTGCAATCAAAGGTTCATCTGCTTTGTTGGtgagaaaaaatttaaaatggaggCACATGTCTGTTAGCATGCAGAGGGAAGCATCATTTGTTCCTTTGttctagaaaattcatcatcTCATATGGATAGGCGGTGGTTTCGTGTCATAAGACATTAATATTCTTCCTTTACCGGCTTATAGACCATGCTCTTTGTACATCTGATATCTTTAAAATTGCATTTGTGTCGCCGCATTGTTTTTGTGCGTTCCAGGTGGAGTTTTAGTTTTGTGCCATCTGGCTTTTCTTTGTGTGAAAGAAGATAACCCATTGAAATCCTTATTTGACCGGCCTACAACAATACAGCAATCACAGTATTTAATGACTCTATTGTCCTTCGAGAGCTATAGTTCTTCGAGGTTCTACTGAAACACTATAAACGTTATTTGTGGTTTCTTTGTTCTCCATCTTGCATGTTCTTTTCATCAtcttccattttcttctttGCAGCTTTTAAACAATTTGCAGCTCTTAAACAATAtgctctttctttcttttgtcgaCTTCTAGCTTCGTTTGCTGAGCTTCTCCTTTCCTGCTTCTTATATCTGCAACTTCATTAGCTGCTTGTTATCGGTGCAAGTTTCCTCACCAGTTACAGGTTCGATTTTATGTGCATGTTTATTTTCGTTATTCTGCTGTTTATTGAATGTCTTATTGGTTTTGAATTGCTACATGTTGCACTTTTGTTTATTGGCTATTTGATTCTTGTTGTCCAATAAAATGAGCTTCTCCAAGTTTGTTGTTGATTCTGCTGATTCAATAACTACAAAAAAGAACCAACGTAATAAAAAACTAAGAGAACAATACGCTGCACTCTCTCCTCAAGAAAAGGAAATTCGCTTGGCCAAACAAAGAGAGGCATATCAGAGAAGaaaattaaataattttttagcACTTCCTGCTCATGAACAATTAAAACGAGCTGAAAAATTGATTATTGGGGAAACCTTTCGCATTCACTGTGACCAAACAAAAGTTGAAGAGGAACAGGATCGTCtggcaaaaaaaaaggaaatccgTCGACAGAAGCAGAGAGAGGCTTATCATAGGAAAAAGTTGCGCTTATCTTTTGGTGCTCATACATCAGAACATACTGAAGAAATTGTCCATGCTGCTCCTGCTACTGCGTTAACTACTACTATGATTACCAATTGCCTGTCGAGTGAAGATCCagaaaatctttaaaaaaatcCCTTGACGCCCGAGCATCGTGCAGGGACCGCACGTAGTTTATATATATAGGAATGTAAAAATCATATGCAATAACAATTCCAATAATAAGTTTCTTcaacaaaaagttaaaatttttaattatgtataaGAGCATGAAAGTTCAAGTCATTATTGACTTAATTTTTTTggattgaaaattaaaaagaactACATAAGTGGTCTACATTTACCCACTGTAAGATTTAGAACCCAAACTATCAAAACAAatctcttagggtttgtttgATAACATTAAAAAGTActaaatctgaattttttcagacattcagatgttttgaatgtttgataaatgaaaatatatttgctgaacttgttaaacagtgctgaacctgtgtgtatttttttcaacacaagaatcctaactgaatgcttaattctgataagaatcaataaaattacttcaactaccttatcttatctaccaaatctacccttatttgttaattatgttcaaaattcttatctaattaaacaacataatattttctatctaacgatttttagtttctcttttcttcctttttaatgactttcacatcttctctATACtccttatataatatatttcatcttttatattaatttgatttaaaaataaatattgtcatttttatACCTaataattttaaactaattaaatcatagattctatttcttttttgaatgaaaggatataaggggaaaattgtcaaattaaacttattaagcattcagctataaatatttatcaaataatataaataggtttagcattaaaattcagacattcatatatttttttcagtgcttaaaattcagcaaattaattatttcagaattcagacttcagaattcagattcagttttatcaaacggaaccttagTTATGATATATAGATGCAAATCAAATATCCTATTAGTTCAACTATTTACAAACAATTGCGATCCTTGTAGAATTCGGCCCTAATACTAACAAATGTTATTCTGATAGCAAGATTGTACAATCCAGATTCCAACTATATAGGCATAATAACAATATAATGTATTCAAATAACTGTAAATAGAATTAAACCTATCTCATTAACCAACTATATAACACTAAAGCACtaacaagttgaaagaaataTATGCTACCTATATGTCAAATATCAAGAAATATATGCTACCTCTTTGTTAAATATCAGTCTATCTAAGAATAATATGGGTGTGTTTAGAATTGGACATTGGACTAGGACTGTCAATGGGGTCGGATCAGCCCATACTCGACTCGTTTGGCCCTAAACAAAGTCCGATGAACCCAACCTTTCAGTGAGTCAGTATGAGTCTGTATCTAAAAATTAGGCCTGAATTAAATATGAGCGAAACTCGAGCCCCATTAGACTCAAATCGATATAGGCACGCCCCTTTAATTGCCTATATATaatgatatatataatatttatattttgatattatatataattatatatctaaatatattattactaaatactaaatatatacaaattacaaaacacaaaaagacatcTGAAAACTCTTTTATTAGTTTTCTTGAGAGTAAGTATTGGTAATGCATAACTGAAACTCTTACTTTTCTTATTGACTGAATAAATTTTTGTGTTggcataatattggttgatttaTTTTGAGTGTAGAAACACAAATCATCGAGTATGTTTGGATTTAAGTCACAAGGTTATGAAGAAGTTCTAACCTTTGAAGATGTATTGACTTATAACCGCATGTTTATTACTGTTTTTCATGTACTTTGAACGAAttacatataaatattattgaaaaattcttggtttatgtactttttaagaactattaCTTATTTGTGTTTAGTTTTAATGTTGTAATCATGtaaatattaaattagttttacaactcaatagttatagtaattatattaagaaaattgaagaacaataaGTGAGTTGGACTAAACCTGAATAAGGCTCAAAATCCGAATATTTTGTGAGTTGAATATGATCTTCACATTTATTAACCCGAAACTCATGGCCCGAAATTCAAAAATATTACAAATTAAATGAGTTGAATCTGAACTTATGAAAGCCCGACTCATATGACCTGATTGACAGGCCTACACTGGACTCGAATTCCACCGTCTGCTTAACATATTGGTTAATGATGTAGGAACTGTATCAGTAAATCTTTATGGTCCAACTATCCGGTGCCAAACCAATAACAACATACATAAAATTGTGAATGTCACAGTATGTAAGGATATATTCTTTTCATAAACTCTTAATTCCAAATATTAAAGTACAAAAGATCTTAGTTGTTTAGTTGATGAAAGAAAACCAAagttacttttttctttttttcttttgtcaagATTAAGTAAACTAAGCGGGGAATGTTGTCTCATAATGACTTCTCAAAGATCGACTGATTGTCAATATGAAATTGCTCTCAATGTGTAGATGACTTTTTCCCTAAACAAAACCCTCGATTTAAATAGCATTTCTCCCATAACTTTTCTCTCATCCAAAAACTTAGCTCTTTTATAATGGCATAGTACTAATTCACTAGAGATTTTACCCATCTTCTGATCAACCCCCATTTAAGGATCAAACCCTTTGAATTAACACTAACCCAACTTATTTTGTCTCTTTCCCCGTTCTACTTGAGAAAGGAAGCGTAGGGAAAGAGTGGCTATGTTCTAGATACCATTAGGCGTGACAAATTGATGTAAAACCAACTGCATAATTGCAAATCACACATTCTTTGTAATTATTTTAACTACAAATCTTGCCTTAACATTCTCGTGccaaaaatgaatttagtcGGCATGATGTTGAtaaaattcattattttgtaCTAAAAACACTTGTCAACTTTTGGACAAAAGGAAAGACTTgataaacataaaaaaattaattaagttaaaattttgagttaattatatttacctcccctgagatttgaccaaactaccaaacaggccctaagGTTTGGTGAAATAACAAAGACCTCCTTTCAGTAACTTTCATCAAATAGTTTGTACCGAACTAGCGTAAAGACTAGATGCCCACAACTGGAttagtttatttttaagttCCAAAGGAAAGAATTTGGAAATACATAAACACCatattttagttttaaaaatcgattttcctctttcattcttttttttataaatattttcGTCTCCTTCTTCATAAATTCCTAAAAGCTTTTTAGAGCTGCTGCCATGTCTATGGAAGCAACACTTGCAACCTAGCCTTCCCTGCCATTCTCCGTCAACCGCTACCACCTCCGGCAATTGCCAAATATGCACGATTGATTTATTTTTCCAAGTACATCATGATTTCAGCCtcagatttggccaaaaaaaaggGTAGAATAAAGAAAAGTCCCATGTGATTAAGTGAATATATAGAAAAAACCCATGTGGTTaattaaatttataaaaatcaTTTAAATTAATGAGTTTGTAATAACAGTGCTGTATGGCAAGTGCTTGacttgaaaaaataattttttaaatcaaaattttagctAATATATCTATTAGACCCATTCGagatcataaaaaaaaaatcaaaaaccaTCGTAAACTCCCAAATACAACTCACCATATTTTTAtacacaaataaataaataaatattttcaaATACAACTCACTTTatttttatacataatataaataaataaaaaatttcaaatacaaCTCATCTCATttctatatataaaataaataataaaaattctcAAGTACAACTCATCTCATTTCTATatacaaaatatataaataaaataccACCATCCCTACCTCTTGCCACCACCATACTTTACTTTCCACCATCACCCTTTCCTCCATCACCACCCTTTTCCCTCTCCTTCCCTATCTTCATTTCCCCTCCTTCCCCTTCATCCCACTCTCTCTCATCTCCTCACAGCTACTTCCCCGTATACTCTCTTTTCAATCACCATAGTCGGTTGTGGAAGAGAGGAAAAGGGTGAGGAGAAGGAGTCATGATCACTATGGTGAttgaaaagaggaaaagggtgAGGGGAAGGAGTCGTGATCAGATCGTCCCTTCCCCGCATCCCTTCCCCTCCCTCCCGCGATAGATCTGGTCACAGAAAGGATGTGAGGAAGTACAGAAAAGGGGCTGCAAAGAGAACGAACGTAGGTGTAGAGCAGGGAAACGAGAAGAAAGAGGGAAGGGGAAGAGAGAGTAGGAAGAAGGAAAGGAATGAGGTTTAGATGGAGTGGAGGGTGATGGTAGAAGGTGAAAAATGATGGTGGCGTCAATAGGTAACCATAGGAGGCTTTTTTTGTAGATTGATTTAACCACAGAAAGTTTTTCCGTAAGTTTGTTTAATTAGAATGGTTGTTACGGTCTTTTTTACTTATATATATTAGGGTAATTGTACGATTTCATCTGCCTCCATTAATTTTGACGATTTTCATTGCTATTTCAAATTAGCTCAAATCACGAGTAGAGTTGGAAGATGAACCAAACTATTTGCTATTCAAATAGAACTTGACTTAGTAAGAGCTCAACGGAACTTGGTTCGCCAAGTAATCAAGTCAAGATTGGACAGTGTTGGATAACATTCAAACTCGATAAAAAAATTCGTTCAAATTCAATTAGGCAAATAAATAAGTcaaatttgaataaaatttcaagttcgttaaaataatcaaacaagtttGAACATTAGAGTGTTTGGTTTGATTAAATTCATTTACACCTCTTACCACGAGAGATCGGAATGTATGATTTGAACTATAAGAGACTTTTTTGTAGATTAATTTAACTACAAGGGACTTTTTGTATTTTGCCCcaaaacaaaattagaaatCTATCAAACAACCTAAAACCAGCTGGCCTTTTCTCCTTCACCACTCACTCAATTGGAGATCAAAAGCCACTATACTTTACTGGAATAATCCTCATGAAAAATACAACAGAAACCAAGCACAGTACATTCCTTGAGTATGATATGGGATTGAAAATTTGCAATTGGAACCAATCAAAGTATCAGACCAATGACTCCgtataaaattttcaattttggagATGCTTTTCAAAAACTTTATTGTAGTAGTATATGTAAAAAGCTTTTGACTATAGATGATTTGTTTGAATTAGGTGCTTTTGGAGATGTTATTTgggtgtttttaaaattttaatttttattgagatattttttaaaaatttgttattttttacCATAATCACTAACCACCATCGGTCACAATCACCATCTCCTTCCTCCTTCCCCTTACTCCCTCTCCCTCTTCCTCTTTTCCTCTTCTCCCGTCCCATCTCTCGCAATCCCCTTTGTGCCGCAAGCAGGCTAGGGGGAAAGGAGGGGAGGGGGTAGTAGGGGAGGGAAGGGAGACGAGGAAGGAGGGGGAGGGAGGAGGAAGATGTGGATGGCAACAGGAAGGGTTTGGGACTATCCCCCACCCCCTACCCTGTTGTCAAAAGACTCCCCTACCCCATCTCCCTTCCTATTCCCTCCACCCGTGCTCTACTTTTGCAGTGGGTACCCGtgggtgagcatttctttttcttttttttttttgtattgaaGAGGAAGATTTCAATTTTAAGTAAACCTACCTTtgcaatatatataaattagtAGTCCAACAAAACCTTATATTCAAATTGTTTCTTCTCAAAAGTGAGATTTATTTATTGGTGGACAAGCAAGCATTAGACAAGTGTGCTAATAGATTGCAAAGAAAAGGTTAACAAAATAGTTTTAAATTCTTCCAACTGACACAATTTCGTCAATCTGAGAGTGAGTGGCcgctaaaaaagaaaaaggtatgTGGCAAAGAAAGAACGAACTAGAGAAAGAAAAGTAGAAGAGGGTTAGGTTGAATGTTAGACTTGTTTGTTTCtctaatatttgatattttatgtCTAGGATATAAACAAAACTAAAACCATTTAAACTAACATACATATAATCTTATTAAGATTGTAAATATAGAGaattcatcaaaattttatctaattattaattaagactagtttataataattatataattatatatatattcatttatattta
It contains:
- the LOC113749065 gene encoding BTB/POZ domain-containing protein At1g21780, which translates into the protein MDSKVETISRLAQWRIDTFGPSTYKRSDPFKMGIWNWILSIEKSRYMYFRLFPELSRVSKEQPPEARFVLRVTTTGTNRKPYISPIHERLLRTSDDFVWPIDTTFQGRFVIDVEFLDLKIYPLNGGEANPIWPSDGVMQSLATQSTLRCLSRMLFEGIHADVIINTADGTVRSHKAILSASSPVFHSMFLHNLREKESSTIDIEDMSTESCTALLSYLYGTIKQEDFWKHRLALLGTANKYDIADLKDACEESLLEDINTGNVLERLQEAWLYQLNKLKKGCLMYLFDFGKIYDIKDEISNFFRQADRELMVEMFQEVLTAWKPA